The nucleotide window AGACACCCCCAGACATCTTAGCCTTCGAAGTCGAACGTGTATGGGACTGGCACGGACTCGAGCGTCGAGGGCCGACCAGCCTATCAAGTGACCAAATGACCGTTATCGCCGACATCACCGTTCCTGCGGACGCGTTCGTCTTGGGACGCGCCCTGCAGGACGTCCCGAACGTAGAGGTCGAACTCCAGCGTGTCGTCCCGTTGTACGAACAGGTCGCCCTGCTGCTGTGGGTCGTCGAGGGCGACCGGCGAGCAGCCGAAACCGCCCTCCGTGACTCCCCAGAGATCGACGTCGTTACCATGATCACAAATACAGCCGGCGGGACGCTGTTCGAGGTCGAGTGGGCGAACGATCTCGACGGCGTCGTCCGGGCGCTCCGTGAGTCCAGAGCGCGGGTGCTCGAGGCCTCGGGAACGGCGGAGAGTTGGAACTTTCGGCTTCGATTCACCACTCACGAGAACCTGTCTCGGTGCAACATTCTCCTCACCGAGGACGGAATCCCCGTGACGTTGCGTCACCTGTACGATCCGGCACACCTTCCGAAACCGGAGTCGCTATCGACCAAACAACGCGATGCGCTCCTGACTGCCTACCGTAACGGCTACTTCGAGGTCCCACGGGGGATCACCCAGACCGAACTCGCCGAGCGACTG belongs to Natronorubrum aibiense and includes:
- a CDS encoding helix-turn-helix domain-containing protein, whose product is MTVIADITVPADAFVLGRALQDVPNVEVELQRVVPLYEQVALLLWVVEGDRRAAETALRDSPEIDVVTMITNTAGGTLFEVEWANDLDGVVRALRESRARVLEASGTAESWNFRLRFTTHENLSRCNILLTEDGIPVTLRHLYDPAHLPKPESLSTKQRDALLTAYRNGYFEVPRGITQTELAERLDLSDSAFSQRVRRGVASLIEQMLLSEEQPRR